The nucleotide window AGCGGAGGGGATTTAtgataaaccaaaaaaaattattctatttCATAGAAATAACTTAATTTGATACAAAATATTATCTAGATAATTTCTCATTTAGCAAGTCATTTTCCATGTTATCAATTAAGTTACACATACGTATCTCACTCTTCATTCTAAAAATGTAGCTCCAATTACATATGTGAGAAAAAAATCGTACACATTAAAATAACACATAATTAAAATCCCTTAGTCTTTCTTTTCATTCCCTTCAAAACTCGCAAACATTCTTAAAGTACGAGGATTTTGTTAGTCTTACTTTTCATTCTTATAGTTTTTATTGTCAAGTGGTCAAATAGCTAGAATTTACCTttttaaaggtgaataagtggggtgtccgaggttcgaaccccaatacACATAACAATGCTTGTTTCTGCCAACTGAACTATACCCACGGAGACGATgaagttttttgtttgttgagcTATGCTTAACTATTCATTTAACACTTTAAAcctaacataatattttttatattgatttaCTTGCATATatatacattcaattaatgagaACTAGTTGAAAAACTATATCCTATATTACATTAAACTATTTTACTTTCATCTCTCTCCAAAGCTCTCTCAAACAACTTTTCTAATTTTTCtgtaattctttttcttcttcttacaaTATGTTTGGAACAGCCGTGGATTTTTCACAAACGCACGTTTAATCAGATCCTACAATTTTTGGCTTCATTAAATTCACGTTGAACTTGCATAGGGACACAAGAATATATCGCGAAACGCCAATCCAAACACTATATTATTTGGATAACAAGTTAATTACTTAAAGTGTAAAAGTGAATTGCACTAACAACTCTAAACTATTTTACACTTCATATAAACCAAGActcgtccttaaaaaaaaaaaaaagactcatAAAATTTTGGGCTATGGGCTAAAGCCCAAATGATGGACTACCCAAAGCAGGCCCGGGCTTAAGCCTAAAGCCTACAAAGCATAGCCCGGGTCAATTCTGCTTCCTTCCTTGCTCACGCACTGCAATTTGCCTCTCTCCTTCATCTGCCGTGATCTCTGTACTCACTGCCATTGTTGCCTTCACAGAGCTTCATCTTGCTGTGTACAATTGCAGAAGAATTCAGGTAACACAATCTCCTTGTAATAATCTTATATGCGTGTTTCATTAAGTTCTTTTTCATGttaaattttgtgatttttttttttgtttcaatttttactTGTGGACTTTGAATTTAAGATATAATTAAGGACttaactttgatttttatttaatgatttaaatttatttttttaaatttttttgatgcTTGAATTTGTGAAATTTTAGACGTTAAAAAGTTGGAATGACCCGTTAGTTTAAATATAAGTGATGAAGATTTATGTGAAAAAATTGAACTTGAGTAGAAATTTTGGTAGTGCAAATTATTGGTATTTGAAGGAATATGAGGAGTTGATATAAACATGGTTTGTCCCGATGAGCTTAGTTCAtttgataaggacaatgcataatgtatgtaaggtctgaggttcgatccccggacaccacaaaaaaaaaaaaaacatgggtttatgttgaaaaaaataatatgaacttggaaaaagagggaaaaaaaaaactgttggtaacaaaaattacttttattattattactactactttaaaatgcaagtggttaatgaactcTACGCAAAGACGAATCGCTCAAGAAAACTCGAGTTCACTTCCTAGGTGACACAATTCTCGGTCATGTTTGGGAGTtgagttttggaggggagggctttggaCGGAAggttatattttgatatatatttgtaatttttaaattttttgaaagaacaactACATAAATGATCAAATAATACTTCAAGAACACTTAattcatttttgaaaatattttacggtgtctttaatttaaaaaagagaaGTAAGCCCTTCCCTCCTCTATGAAATGAGGGTAAGGATGGAGATTGTTTGAAGTTTTAGtagtttgtttgatttttttggagGGGAGGAGATCAAACTCCCCTGTAAGCTAATTTTGAATCCCCTCCAAAATGGGTGATTTGGAGGGAAGAGAgtgtttatttaaatttagaCTTAAATAGCCATATGTCTAATGTGGTCTTAAATATATAAAGGgtgaaaaatgtaattttatacTTTCCCAGTTTCCCTCCCCCGTCAAACCAAGCACAGCATTTTAAAATCTCACCTCTTCCCCTCTTTCCTTTGTTGAACCAAACAGATTAAGGACTAATTGCTccataaaaatgtattttgcaCATATATTTAAACTATGATCTGGACTATTGATCCAATTATAGCATGCAAATTTCTATTCGGTGTGTAGACTGTGGAGAAAATATGTTTCACAGTTGACGACCTATTGCATATGTTTTCCTGCAAAAGTTTCTGTTTGAAGAGTCTAGCGCATATTGTCTTTCTATCTTATTTTGGATAATTCTGTTGTTAGTTATATAATGTTGCCTATTTGGTATTGGATTTCACATCTGACTGTTGCTCTTGCAACATTAGGAGTTTAGTTACTTTATGATAATTGAATATATGTTCCTGAAGATAAATATTGATTCAGCTATACTCTTTTTACCTGTAATAACCAAAAACCATTTGTAGCTTCATTTGTGTTTGCTTGTTCTTATTCTCTTTTATAATTCACTATATGagttttgtgtaaaaaaaatatacatctcAACCCCTCCTTTTTAATTGGTACAAAATATAAGATCTCTTTATTTGGCTGTAACTATAGTACTATGCTATTGAATTTATGTTATTTACATATAGTAGATGCTGGTGTTCGGGCTTTGTGAACTCATTCTGTTTGTGTAAGCGATGTATTTTGGATTTGAAATTCTCGATTTGTTTgccttgcttttttttttgcttagtTTAGTTGATATTTTTTCGCAGGCGAAAATGACAAATGAGATTACAACGAGCAGTGAGATAGATTACGAATGTGAAGATTTTAATAGTTCGAAGCGACCAAAAATGACATCTAAAGTATGGGATGAAATGGAGCGTGTCCAAACAACTGAAGGTAATAAAGTTCTATGCAAATACTGTGGAAAGCTGTTACAAGATAACTGTGGAACTTCTCATTTGAAGCGACATTTAGTCATATGTCCCAAGCGACCAAAACCATTGGGTGTTGTTACTCAAGATTCAATGCCTTCTGGGTATCTCAGAGGTATCTATAGTGCCAAAGGTTAgagtagtattttttttggatgtgCAATCCTTTTTCCCGCAAATTCATGCTATCTCCATTTTTCTTTACTCAATTAACTGCCATATAGTTTATCAAGTTTAGTAATCTTTGGTGAATGAACTGAAACAAAGACCTAACTGATTAACAtctgaaaatattttaaataattgggATGGACATGGGTTCTAACTGGTTGGTTATAGGCTTCGAGCTTTGCTTGCAAGTTTAATTGATTGTATGCATGCATCTCAATTCGTTAAACCTTGGGGTCTCGTGTAAGTGGTTGATGCACAGGGTGTATAGTGTTTTTGTAAACACCCGAGTTCCACGTTTGGTTCCTAATGATGTATAAAAAGTTGTGATCTTAACTCACGTAAAAATAACAAAGTTGAAAAACAAATGCCACATATAGTAGCCATAGTAGTGTGAGATTGATTGTGATAGCATTAATGCTTGCTATATCTATGGCGGTGGCTTGAGAAGCTTGAGTTCCGTTCCTCTGTTTTGTAATTAaattttgcttttcttttcttcccATTGAAATGTGGctggatgtgattttttttttttcatttgttcatACCAAATAATAGTTTGTTACCTTTCCTTATCACTgctaacttttttctttttgttgaagaTTCTGGATCAAGCAAAGCGCTTATGGTACGGCCATTAAAGGCCGAACCTCAATCACAGGTCATATGTTTTTCTCCAGCTCCAAATTATGGAGCTGCAACTGTTACTATTGCGTCCGTTAAAAATACTTCCGGTACCATTGGAGAACTAAATCATAAAAGTAGTCCCACTTTGTTACTTCCTAGCGTTGAATCTCCCCGAAATCAAGAGGAACTGTCTCTGGATGACGGAGAAATGAATGCATTTTATGCTTCTCTCGATGTCGAGAGCCCGTTTAAGTCACCTACACAAGATACCACAGTCATCACTGAATCATCCAACACTACGTCGCCTTGTGAAGAGACAAGCAAAGCATTGAAAACACTACAAGACCTTCTCTCCAAAGAGTTCTCTGTTCTTTTGCAGACTGGACAGTGCGGTACTGTGAAATCTACGATTGAATACCTTTCGAAGATGTCTGCGGTCAACGGAATCTCTTCGGAAATGAGGTTGTTGATATTAGAAGTTTCTAGAGAATTCACTCGCTGGAGTTGTGACTACAACGACGCCAGTAAGAAAATAGAGTCTGCGAGCTCCCACATCATGAAAGCAGATAAAGTAGAAGAAAGTCTTGAAGCAAACAAGAATGAGTTCAAGGAAGTTTTGTCCTTAGAAAATGAGTTGTGCAACCAGCTTGCAACTTTGGAGCAAAGAAAGAAGGAGCTAGAAGAGCAAATAAATGCGATCAAAGCTAACATATCGGTGTTTCAATCGGCTAAGATCACAGCTACGAAGAGAAAAAGGGAAGTTTTTGAAGAAGCAAAGACTCTCAAAGCACA belongs to Medicago truncatula cultivar Jemalong A17 chromosome 6, MtrunA17r5.0-ANR, whole genome shotgun sequence and includes:
- the LOC112422439 gene encoding polyamine-modulated factor 1-binding protein 1 isoform X1; the encoded protein is MTNEITTSSEIDYECEDFNSSKRPKMTSKVWDEMERVQTTEGNKVLCKYCGKLLQDNCGTSHLKRHLVICPKRPKPLGVVTQDSMPSGYLRGIYSAKDSGSSKALMVRPLKAEPQSQVICFSPAPNYGAATVTIASVKNTSGTIGELNHKSSPTLLLPSVESPRNQEELSLDDGEMNAFYASLDVESPFKSPTQDTTVITESSNTTSPCEETSKALKTLQDLLSKEFSVLLQTGQCGTVKSTIEYLSKMSAVNGISSEMRLLILEVSREFTRWSCDYNDASKKIESASSHIMKADKVEESLEANKNEFKEVLSLENELCNQLATLEQRKKELEEQINAIKANISVFQSAKITATKRKREVFEEAKTLKAQRDELREQVPHLKDEREVAKKIQENIQAEWLKLGEKFNKSLNGVNSSEKLDGKSSIQACQSENSL
- the LOC112422439 gene encoding polyamine-modulated factor 1-binding protein 1 isoform X2, with translation MTNEITTSSEIDYECEDFNSSKRPKMTSKVWDEMERVQTTEGNKVLCKYCGKLLQDNCGTSHLKRHLVICPKRPKPLGVVTQDSMPSGYLRDSGSSKALMVRPLKAEPQSQVICFSPAPNYGAATVTIASVKNTSGTIGELNHKSSPTLLLPSVESPRNQEELSLDDGEMNAFYASLDVESPFKSPTQDTTVITESSNTTSPCEETSKALKTLQDLLSKEFSVLLQTGQCGTVKSTIEYLSKMSAVNGISSEMRLLILEVSREFTRWSCDYNDASKKIESASSHIMKADKVEESLEANKNEFKEVLSLENELCNQLATLEQRKKELEEQINAIKANISVFQSAKITATKRKREVFEEAKTLKAQRDELREQVPHLKDEREVAKKIQENIQAEWLKLGEKFNKSLNGVNSSEKLDGKSSIQACQSENSL